A region from the Acomys russatus chromosome 24, mAcoRus1.1, whole genome shotgun sequence genome encodes:
- the Med22 gene encoding mediator of RNA polymerase II transcription subunit 22 — protein MAQQRALPQSKETLLQSYNKRLKDDIKSIMDNFTEIIKTAKIEDETQVSRATQGEQDNYEMHVRAANIVRAGESLMKLVSDLKQFLILNDFPSVNEAIDQRNQQLRSLQEECDRKLITLRDEVSIDLYELEEEYYSSSSSLCEANDLPLCEAYWRLDLDTDSADGLSAPLLASPEIGAGPLQSAASAHSHGGGPGPTEHT, from the exons ATGGCCCAGCAGAGAGCTCTGCCCCAGAGCAAGGAGACGCTGCTGCAGTCTTACAACAAGCGGCTCAAGGACGACATCAAGTCCATCATGGACAACTTCACCGAGATCATCAAGACCGCCAAG ATTGAGGATGAGACACAGGTGTCGCGGGCTACTCAGGGTGAACAGGACAATTACGAGATGCACGTCCGAGCTGCCAACATC GTCCGAGCTGGCGAGTCACTGATGAAGCTGGTGTCTGATCTCAAGCAGTTCCTGATCCTCAATGACTTCCCGTCGGTGAACGAAGCCATCGACCAGCGTAACCAGCAGCTCCGCTCCCTGCAGGAGGAGTGCGACCGCAAGCTCATCACCCTGCGGGACGAGGTCTCCATTGACCTGTACGAGTTGGAGGAGGAGTACTACTCGTCCAG CTCAAGTCTCTGCGAAGCTAATGACCTGCCTCTGTGCGAAGCTTACTGGAGGCTGGACCTCGACACAGATTCCGCTGATGGCCTCTCAGCCCCTCTTCTGGCGTCCCCGGAGATTGGTGCTGGTCCCTTGCAGTCTGCAGCCTCTGCCCACTCGCATGGTGGTGGCCCTGGTCCCACGGAACACACCTGA
- the Rpl7a gene encoding 60S ribosomal protein L7a produces the protein MPKGKKAKGKKVAPAPAVVKKQEAKKVVNPLFEKRPKNFGIGQDIQPKRDLTRFVKWPRYIRLQRQRAILYKRLKVPPAINQFTQALDRQTATQLLKLAHKYRPETKQEKKIRLLARAEKKAAGKGDVPTKRPPVLRAGVNTVTTLVENKKAQLVVIAHDVDPIELVVFLPALCRKMGVPYCIIKGKARLGRLVHRKTCTTVAFTQVNSEDKGALAKLVEAIRTNYNDRYDEIRRHWGGNVLGPKSVARIAKLEKAKAKELATKLG, from the exons ATG CCCAAGGGAAAGAAAGCCAAGGGGAAGAAGGTGGCCCCGGCCCCCGCCGTGgtgaagaaacaggaggccaAGAAGGTGGTCAACCCTCTGTTTGAGAAGCGGCCCAAGAACTTCGGCATCG GGCAGGACATCCAGCCCAAAAGAGATCTCACTCGCTTCGTCAAATGGCCCCGCTACATCAGACTGCAGCGGCAGAGGGCCATCCTCTACAAGCGGCTCAAGGTACCTCCCGCCATTAACCAGTTCACCCAGGCCCTGGACCGGCAGACAG CTACCCAGTTGCTTAAGCTCGCGCACaagtacaggccagagacaaagcaggagaagaagaTAAGGCTGCTGGCCCGAGCAGAGAAAAAAGCCGCTGGGAAAGGGGACGTCCCGACTAAGAGACCACCTGTCCTTCGAGCGG GGGTCAATACAGTCACTACCTTGGTGGAAAACAAGAAGGCTCAGCTGGTGGTGATTGCCCATGACGTGGACCCCATTGAG CTggtggtcttcctgcctgccctgtgtcGAAAGATGGGGGTCCCCTACTGCATCATCAAGGGAAAGGCCAGACTGGGGCGGCTGGTCCACAGGAAGACTTGCACCACTGTTGCCTTCACACAGGTTAACTC GGAAGACAAGGGTGCTCTGGCTAAGCTGGTGGAAGCTATCAGGACCAATTACAACGACAGATATGATGAG ATCCGTCGCCACTGGGGAGGCAACGTCCTGGGTCCTAAATCTGTGGCTCGCATtgccaagctggaaaaggcaaaggctaaaGAACTCGCCACTAAGCTGGGCTAA
- the LOC127207633 gene encoding surfeit locus protein 1 → MAAVTALAVLRRPMMRWPQWACAGPARFCAAERSILRLSVRSGTVCRPSRRCSSTAEAAAAKAEDDSFLQWLLLLIPATAFGLGTWQVQRRKWKLKLIAELESRVMAEPIPLPADPMELKNLEYRPVKVKGHFDHSKELYMMPRTMVDPVREARDAARLSSTESGAYVVTPFHCSDSGVTILVNRGFVPRKKVNPETRQKGQVPGEVDLVGIVRLAETRKPFVPENSPEKNHWHYRDLEAMAKITGADPIFIDADFKSTSPGGPVGGQTRVTLRNEHMQYIITWYGLCAATSYLWFQKFARRTPRV, encoded by the exons ATGGCTGCTGTGACAGCTTTGGCTGTGCTGCGGCGACCGATGATGCGGTGGCCACAATGGGCCTGCGCGGGGCCG GCTCGGTTCTGCGCTGCCGAAAGGAGCATCCTCAGGCTTTCTGTTCGTTCAG GGACGGTCTGTAGGCCAAGCAGGCGCTGCAGTTCTACAGCGGAAGCAGCTGCCGCCAAAGCAGAGGACGACTCTTTTCTCCAGTGGCTCCTGCTTCTTATCCCTGCTACTGCTTTTGGCCTGGGGACTTGGCAG GTCCAGCGTCGCAAATGGAAGCTGAAACTGATTGCAGAGTTAGAGTCCCGAGTCATGGCTGAGCCCatccctctgcctgcaga CCCAATGGAACTGAAAAACCTGGAGTACAGGCCAGTAAAGGTCAAGGGACACTTTGACCACTCCAAAGAGTTGTACATGATGCCTCGGACCATGGTGGACCCTGTCCGAGAGGCCCGTGATGCTGCCAGACTATCCTCAACTGAGAGTGGGGCCTATGTAGTCACTCCTTTCCACTGCTCTGACTCGGG AGTCACCATCCTGGTTAACAGAGGGTTTGTCCCCAGGAAGAAAGTGAATCCAGAGACTAGGCAGAAAGGCCAG GTTCCTGGAGAAGTGGACCTAGTTGGCATAGTGAGGCTAGCAGAAACCAGGAAGCCCTTTGTTCCTGAGAACAGTCCAGAAAAGAATCACTGGCATTATCGGGACCTGGAGGCTATGGCAAAGATCACAGGCGCAGACCCCATTTTCATCGATGCAGACTTCA AGAGTACAAGCCCTGGAGGACCTGTTGGCGGGCAGACCAGAGTGACTCTGCGGAATGAGCACATGCAGTACATCATCACCTG GTATGGACTGTGTGCTGCCACATCATATTTATGGTTCCAAAAATTTGCCCGTCGGACACCACGTGTGTGA